One window of the Stieleria sp. JC731 genome contains the following:
- a CDS encoding alpha/beta hydrolase family esterase, translating into MKRFLIGILSLVSIAVLAGWLLHTRPLNADVQVHELTVDGSARAYRIVVPYNLASPVPVVFAFHGIGDSTDSMAKYSQLDRLSADNGFIIVYPAALNSMWSTVNIDPAELDANPDVRFFDDLYAQVASEHDIAADRIYLAGMSNGASFAHVLATARPEVIAALVAHSGLRPRELGDCDDSIPMILLAGANDSVAPIMKSNADRYRSAGCTVELILVPRLAHEWSTRHNREMWRFLSTHGRIRTEEAEP; encoded by the coding sequence GTGAAGCGTTTTCTGATTGGGATACTCTCCCTCGTTTCGATTGCCGTTTTGGCGGGGTGGCTTCTGCACACGCGACCACTCAATGCTGACGTTCAAGTCCATGAGCTTACCGTGGACGGCAGCGCTCGCGCGTATCGCATCGTGGTTCCGTACAACTTGGCATCGCCTGTCCCGGTTGTATTTGCTTTTCACGGTATCGGCGACTCTACCGATTCGATGGCCAAATACTCTCAACTTGATCGTCTTTCGGCGGACAACGGATTCATTATTGTATATCCCGCTGCCTTGAATTCGATGTGGTCAACCGTCAACATCGATCCGGCCGAACTCGATGCCAACCCTGATGTTCGGTTCTTCGACGATTTGTATGCTCAGGTCGCTTCCGAACACGACATTGCCGCCGATCGCATCTACCTTGCTGGAATGTCAAATGGCGCTTCGTTCGCTCATGTCTTGGCCACCGCAAGACCGGAAGTGATTGCCGCGCTTGTCGCACACTCGGGATTGCGGCCTCGAGAGCTTGGCGATTGTGATGATTCAATTCCGATGATACTATTGGCCGGTGCCAACGATTCGGTTGCACCGATCATGAAATCGAATGCTGATCGATATCGCTCCGCTGGATGCACCGTCGAGTTGATTCTGGTCCCAAGACTGGCACATGAATGGTCGACACGGCACAATAGGGAGATGTGGCGATTCCTATCCACCCACGGCCGAATCCGCACGGAAGAGGCAGAACCATGA